The Microcoleus sp. AS-A8 genome has a window encoding:
- a CDS encoding SDR family oxidoreductase, translated as MPLTGKVALITGAGSGIGKAASLMLAKEGVKIAALGRTEDELQETVAQIQNSGGEAIPVAADISQPDEMQPAVQKVINQWGRLDIVFANAGINGVWAPIEELEPQEWNKTINVNLTGTFLTVKYAVPYLKKQGGSVIITSSVNGTRIFSNTGATAYSCTKAAQVAFTKMVALELAKHRIRVNVICPGAITTNINESTEQRDLEEIKEPVEFPEGRIPLTDGKSGSAEQVAQLVLFLASDASSHITGTEMWIDGGESLLQA; from the coding sequence ATGCCACTGACAGGGAAAGTCGCATTAATTACAGGTGCCGGTTCCGGTATCGGGAAGGCGGCTTCCCTAATGCTGGCAAAAGAAGGGGTAAAAATCGCTGCCTTAGGGCGAACCGAGGACGAACTGCAAGAAACGGTTGCTCAAATCCAGAATTCTGGGGGTGAAGCCATACCCGTCGCTGCCGATATTTCCCAACCCGATGAGATGCAACCGGCGGTGCAAAAGGTAATCAATCAGTGGGGGCGTCTCGATATCGTTTTCGCCAATGCTGGGATTAATGGTGTCTGGGCACCGATTGAGGAGTTAGAACCTCAGGAATGGAATAAAACGATTAATGTCAATCTCACCGGCACCTTCTTAACGGTTAAGTATGCCGTGCCTTACCTGAAAAAACAGGGTGGCTCCGTGATTATCACCTCCTCTGTGAATGGCACACGCATCTTTAGCAATACGGGGGCTACAGCTTACTCTTGCACCAAAGCCGCTCAAGTTGCCTTTACCAAGATGGTGGCATTAGAACTTGCCAAGCACCGTATCCGCGTCAATGTGATTTGTCCAGGAGCCATCACCACGAATATTAATGAAAGTACTGAGCAACGGGATTTAGAGGAAATTAAGGAACCCGTTGAGTTTCCTGAGGGTAGGATTCCACTGACGGATGGCAAATCAGGCTCCGCTGAGCAGGTGGCTCAGCTCGTGTTATTTTTGGCCTCAGATGCTTCCAGCCATATTACTGGCACGGAAATGTGGATTGATGGTGGTGAGTCATTGCTACAAGCTTAA
- a CDS encoding PAS domain S-box protein: MTYEIFDQQLALSLQRLEALWRQVDELPKPSAQLWQDADEIPEKPQAHLSQSLEELSLSLQELQVAAEQLRQQNEVLAENCNATEQQRQHYQELFELAPNGYLVTDKESSLLEVNQTAAQLLNVPTERLVGKPLVVFVAPEERRDFYSHLRQLQKGESIKNWQVQLQRWRGASFRVSFTVAPFKNSQGEVVGLRWQMQDLTSPKKESAQTQSDRLFRAMFENSAVGIALLDNQGRILKSNRTLQETLGYSAQELQSRFPTLLNLDEPGMESAMFQELMAGRRCSYQLEKCLSHHDSSMQWGRLTFSLVRGTQSEPTLATCILEDITALRQLKAAQQHSIEYQEAIKQQQATKKLEISLQEQKNSLNQLLETPNQQLAPLLEQLGKILNDILSSTSEFFFVCDRTGKYIYVNRAAAQALGWTQSDFISKTWQQLELPAEVMERLDAQRATVFATGQAMVDEASFPTVDGIRDYEYTMTPISDINNKPEAVVVTVRDVTEQKLAAVAMSEALAKEDELSTLQAHFSYFVSVVVRELRNPLNNIFACTKLIETNAQPEADEKLLYYLQLIQANVRRINQLLHNLLLIKKLEAKELSLNPALLNLTEFCRELTEDVQHGAGFLHQLSFISECHGADVCMDKKLLRHLLTNLLLNAIKSSPEGSKVKMELICQEEQVVFHIQDSGSGISPEDQELLFKAFHRGSSLGSVAASSLGLFVVKQCVELQGGEIFVASEGSVGTTFTVTLPLPQP, encoded by the coding sequence ATGACTTACGAAATTTTTGACCAACAACTCGCGCTATCCCTCCAGCGATTAGAGGCACTGTGGCGACAGGTGGACGAACTGCCAAAGCCATCGGCTCAGCTATGGCAGGATGCCGATGAAATTCCTGAAAAGCCGCAAGCACACCTAAGCCAGAGTTTGGAGGAACTCTCGCTTTCCCTGCAAGAGCTACAAGTGGCTGCCGAGCAACTCCGCCAACAAAATGAGGTGTTAGCCGAAAACTGCAACGCCACTGAGCAACAGCGTCAGCACTACCAAGAACTGTTTGAATTGGCCCCAAATGGCTACCTGGTAACGGATAAAGAATCTTCCCTGCTAGAAGTCAATCAGACGGCAGCACAGTTGCTCAATGTCCCCACAGAACGTTTGGTCGGTAAACCTTTAGTGGTGTTTGTGGCTCCTGAAGAACGTCGCGACTTCTACTCCCATCTGCGTCAGTTGCAAAAGGGCGAGTCGATTAAAAATTGGCAAGTTCAGCTTCAGCGTTGGCGTGGTGCGTCCTTTAGGGTGTCGTTTACTGTAGCACCGTTCAAGAATTCCCAAGGTGAGGTGGTGGGGTTGCGCTGGCAGATGCAAGACTTGACATCCCCCAAAAAGGAGTCTGCCCAAACCCAGAGCGATCGCCTGTTTCGTGCTATGTTTGAAAACTCGGCGGTTGGCATCGCACTCCTAGACAACCAGGGTCGCATACTCAAAAGCAACCGCACACTTCAGGAAACCCTGGGGTATAGCGCCCAAGAGTTGCAGTCTCGTTTCCCCACGTTGCTGAACTTGGATGAACCCGGTATGGAGTCAGCCATGTTTCAAGAATTGATGGCAGGACGGCGTTGCTCTTACCAGCTAGAAAAGTGCCTCTCGCATCACGATAGCTCGATGCAGTGGGGACGCTTGACCTTTTCTCTCGTGCGGGGAACTCAGTCTGAACCCACCTTGGCGACCTGTATCTTAGAAGATATTACAGCCCTGCGTCAGCTTAAAGCCGCACAGCAACATAGCATTGAGTATCAGGAAGCCATTAAACAGCAGCAAGCGACTAAGAAGTTAGAAATTAGTCTACAAGAGCAGAAAAATAGCTTAAACCAGTTGCTGGAAACTCCCAATCAACAACTGGCTCCCTTGCTGGAACAGTTAGGGAAAATCTTGAATGATATTCTTTCGAGTACGTCTGAATTCTTCTTTGTCTGCGATCGCACCGGCAAATACATCTATGTGAATCGAGCCGCGGCACAAGCTTTAGGTTGGACTCAAAGCGATTTTATCAGTAAAACCTGGCAACAGCTAGAGTTACCGGCGGAGGTGATGGAACGCTTGGATGCTCAACGCGCCACCGTATTTGCAACGGGACAAGCGATGGTAGATGAAGCCAGCTTTCCTACTGTAGACGGCATCCGGGATTATGAATATACCATGACGCCGATTAGTGACATCAACAATAAACCGGAGGCGGTTGTCGTCACGGTTAGAGATGTCACGGAGCAAAAACTTGCCGCCGTGGCGATGAGTGAAGCCTTAGCCAAAGAAGACGAATTGAGTACTCTCCAAGCTCACTTTTCTTACTTTGTCTCGGTCGTTGTGCGGGAACTGCGGAATCCACTCAACAATATTTTCGCTTGCACTAAGTTAATTGAAACGAACGCTCAGCCAGAAGCCGATGAAAAACTGCTCTACTATCTGCAACTGATTCAAGCGAATGTTAGACGCATCAATCAGCTCTTGCATAACCTGTTGTTGATTAAGAAGTTAGAAGCAAAAGAACTGAGCTTAAATCCGGCTTTGCTCAATCTAACCGAGTTCTGCCGTGAGTTGACCGAAGATGTACAGCACGGTGCAGGTTTCTTGCATCAACTTAGCTTCATCAGTGAATGTCATGGGGCCGATGTCTGTATGGACAAAAAACTACTGCGGCACCTGCTCACCAATTTACTGCTCAATGCGATTAAGTCTTCTCCAGAAGGCAGCAAAGTCAAGATGGAGCTGATTTGTCAAGAAGAACAGGTCGTTTTTCACATTCAAGATTCTGGCTCCGGCATATCTCCAGAAGACCAAGAATTACTGTTCAAGGCATTTCACCGAGGCAGTTCCCTTGGCAGCGTTGCTGCCAGCAGCTTGGGTTTATTTGTGGTTAAACAGTGCGTGGAATTGCAGGGAGGCGAGATTTTCGTAGCCAGTGAGGGGAGCGTTGGCACAACGTTTACGGTCACGCTGCCGTTGCCTCAACCTTAA